Proteins from one Paenibacillus amylolyticus genomic window:
- a CDS encoding LysR family transcriptional regulator, whose product MNLHGLRLFHAIVRYGGVTRAAEELNISQPAVSAQVKKFERELGIQLFVSEGRRLVLTDAGVQLTGYAERLFLLEQDVENFVQDFREGKKGLIRLTATYLPSNFLLPGWIARFKQMHEDVEIIVSTTNTRSAFDQLLRYEAEIAVYGGSGITHAGVQWDELFDDEMWFVVHPDHPYAGREIEVHEMMAEPFIMREEGSATRERLVSLCTTNNLAAPRIALQFNGLNETISAVKAGYGANFISSLVVKDDVQQGRLARVYVQGVQLRNTVAVCTRAGEVLSPAAQHLVKLIRQEASLMK is encoded by the coding sequence ATGAATTTACATGGATTACGATTATTTCATGCCATTGTGAGATACGGCGGAGTCACTCGTGCCGCGGAAGAGCTGAATATTAGTCAGCCAGCGGTATCTGCCCAGGTGAAGAAGTTTGAACGTGAATTGGGAATCCAGCTTTTTGTTTCGGAGGGGAGAAGGCTGGTGCTTACGGATGCTGGAGTACAGTTAACAGGTTATGCCGAACGTCTATTCTTGCTGGAGCAGGATGTCGAGAATTTTGTGCAGGATTTTCGGGAGGGCAAAAAAGGACTGATCCGTCTTACGGCAACCTACTTGCCTTCGAATTTTCTATTGCCGGGCTGGATTGCGCGGTTCAAGCAAATGCACGAGGATGTGGAGATTATTGTGAGCACCACCAACACCCGGTCGGCGTTTGACCAGTTACTTCGCTATGAGGCTGAGATTGCTGTGTATGGTGGAAGTGGGATTACACATGCGGGTGTGCAATGGGATGAATTGTTTGACGATGAGATGTGGTTTGTTGTACATCCAGACCATCCGTATGCGGGCAGAGAAATTGAGGTGCATGAGATGATGGCAGAGCCGTTCATCATGCGCGAAGAAGGCAGTGCCACGCGTGAGAGACTGGTCTCCCTTTGCACAACAAATAACCTGGCCGCTCCACGCATTGCGCTTCAGTTCAACGGGCTGAATGAAACGATCAGTGCGGTGAAGGCAGGTTATGGGGCCAACTTTATCTCTTCTCTGGTTGTGAAGGATGATGTACAGCAAGGCAGGCTGGCCCGTGTGTACGTTCAAGGTGTACAGCTGAGAAATACGGTTGCCGTATGTACACGAGCCGGAGAAGTGTTGTCGCCTGCTGCACAGCATCTCGTCAAGCTTATCCGCCAAGAGGCCTCTTTGATGAAATGA
- a CDS encoding O-methyltransferase, which translates to MKNTNTIDLQHTWTQVDNYMNDLLIPSDSLLEQTLQSNAEAGLPAHDVTQNQGKLLQLLMQIQGASRVLEIGTLGGYSTIWMARALPEHGRIVSLESEARHADLARTNLTRAGLMHKVDLRVGPALTTLPDVQEEYREPFDMIFIDADKPSNPDYLRWALRLTRPGSLIIGDNIVRDGEVIRTDSTDARVQGVRSFLQLIGNHPRLEATALQTVGSKGYDGFVIARVLDNPEPK; encoded by the coding sequence ATGAAAAATACAAATACAATCGATCTCCAGCATACCTGGACCCAAGTCGATAATTACATGAACGATCTGCTGATTCCCTCGGACTCCCTGCTGGAGCAAACCTTGCAATCCAATGCCGAAGCTGGACTGCCCGCCCATGACGTAACACAAAATCAAGGAAAGTTACTCCAGCTCCTGATGCAAATTCAAGGTGCATCCCGTGTACTTGAAATCGGCACACTGGGTGGATATAGTACCATCTGGATGGCAAGAGCATTGCCTGAACACGGACGCATCGTCTCTCTTGAATCGGAAGCACGGCATGCGGACTTGGCGCGAACCAATCTCACACGTGCAGGACTTATGCACAAAGTTGACCTGAGAGTTGGTCCTGCCCTGACCACCCTTCCCGATGTTCAGGAAGAATATAGAGAACCCTTTGATATGATCTTCATCGATGCTGACAAACCGAGTAATCCCGATTATCTGAGATGGGCCTTGAGACTGACTCGTCCAGGGAGTCTTATTATTGGTGACAATATCGTCAGAGATGGTGAAGTGATCCGCACAGACAGCACGGACGCCAGAGTTCAAGGCGTTCGATCGTTCCTGCAGCTAATCGGGAATCATCCCCGGCTTGAAGCTACAGCACTGCAAACAGTGGGTAGTAAAGGTTACGATGGATTCGTCATTGCTCGTGTGCTGGATAACCCTGAACCAAAATAA
- a CDS encoding MFS transporter has product MRVLQQIHAEIRGWSRNIQLFFLASILYQIGNGMFSVLYNLYIQGLGYNDTMNGQIVSIQSLATAIMFVPIGLCGDLFSRKRLLITGALFSGIFLIGRSFDYSATGLIWFAVFSGLFAGVFQVLAIPYLAENVKKSQPLKMFSYYSSLVLASQVLGSLGGGVFADLLHTAGLAKVTGLQTVLFVGGAATLAAFIPLLFVTEVKAASQTPTPTQSDLQLSTELKESLRNSANTNHSVTKKKIPD; this is encoded by the coding sequence TTGAGAGTTTTACAACAGATTCATGCTGAAATTCGCGGCTGGTCCCGCAATATTCAACTTTTTTTCCTGGCCAGCATTCTGTATCAGATCGGTAATGGCATGTTCTCTGTCTTGTACAATCTGTACATTCAGGGGCTGGGCTATAATGATACAATGAACGGCCAGATTGTAAGTATTCAATCACTCGCAACAGCCATTATGTTTGTTCCGATCGGTCTGTGCGGTGACCTCTTCAGCCGCAAGCGGCTGCTCATTACCGGGGCGTTGTTCAGCGGAATCTTCCTGATCGGACGCTCCTTCGATTATTCGGCTACCGGACTGATTTGGTTTGCGGTATTTTCCGGCCTTTTCGCTGGTGTATTCCAAGTATTGGCCATTCCTTATCTCGCGGAAAACGTCAAGAAAAGCCAGCCGCTGAAGATGTTTAGCTATTATTCATCTCTTGTGCTCGCTTCCCAGGTGCTTGGCAGCCTGGGTGGCGGTGTATTTGCAGATTTGTTACATACGGCAGGACTCGCCAAAGTGACCGGATTGCAGACCGTTTTGTTTGTCGGCGGTGCAGCCACATTGGCTGCGTTTATACCTCTATTATTTGTAACTGAAGTAAAGGCTGCTTCGCAGACTCCAACACCGACGCAATCAGATCTTCAACTGAGCACAGAGCTAAAAGAAAGTTTGAGGAATAGCGCAAACACGAATCATTCGGTCACCAAGAAAAAGATTCCCGACTGA
- a CDS encoding MFS transporter, whose protein sequence is MITQLLIGLGSGLVVPYLNLYFTNRFSVSLSGMSLLIALGQIMTIVSMLIGPTLAARVGSVRAVVIFQVMSLPFLLLTGFTNLLFIASLSFLFRQALMNAANPIHSAILVDRISDKRRGIANSLMQTAFMIGWATMGPVQSYLVTTYGTYWGYAITFSITGSLYVISSLMYYVMFREPKPSATTRTGEA, encoded by the coding sequence GTGATAACCCAATTATTAATCGGATTAGGTTCAGGACTGGTTGTACCCTATCTGAATCTGTATTTCACCAATCGCTTCTCGGTATCTCTGAGTGGGATGAGTCTGCTCATTGCACTTGGTCAGATTATGACGATTGTATCCATGCTGATTGGTCCTACTCTGGCTGCAAGGGTCGGAAGCGTCCGAGCCGTTGTCATTTTCCAGGTTATGTCGCTGCCCTTCCTTCTATTAACCGGCTTCACCAACCTGCTGTTCATCGCTTCGCTCAGTTTCTTATTTAGACAAGCCTTGATGAATGCAGCCAATCCCATACATTCAGCCATCTTGGTGGATCGCATCTCGGACAAGCGTCGCGGGATTGCCAATTCACTGATGCAAACAGCTTTCATGATCGGTTGGGCTACCATGGGACCTGTCCAATCTTATCTGGTCACCACGTACGGAACGTATTGGGGTTACGCCATCACATTCAGCATCACAGGCAGTTTATACGTTATTTCATCATTAATGTACTATGTCATGTTCAGAGAACCCAAGCCTTCCGCTACCACTCGCACAGGAGAAGCATGA
- a CDS encoding AbrB family transcriptional regulator, which yields MPWLLGPMVFMLLGSQVAKWPLMWPASIRDYGILIVGYSIGLTLTEEALHGILQQLPMMLLMTLLLIGLCVITAYIASKVTDFDFPSLLVGSIPGGLSQMVSLAEEMKSINLTLVTFLQVTRLIMIVFCVPFLLFSPWIGGTAGDGADQPFIDVATWAALSPKFSFMLRSV from the coding sequence ATCCCGTGGTTGCTCGGGCCCATGGTATTCATGTTGCTTGGTTCACAAGTTGCCAAATGGCCTCTCATGTGGCCTGCCTCCATTCGGGACTATGGCATACTGATTGTGGGCTATTCGATAGGACTCACCTTAACAGAAGAGGCACTGCACGGTATTCTGCAACAACTTCCCATGATGTTGCTGATGACCTTGCTGTTAATCGGCTTGTGTGTGATTACCGCCTACATCGCTTCAAAGGTGACCGACTTTGATTTTCCCTCCCTGCTGGTTGGCAGCATCCCAGGTGGACTATCCCAGATGGTTTCCCTTGCAGAAGAGATGAAATCCATCAATCTGACGCTGGTTACCTTTTTGCAGGTGACTCGGCTGATCATGATTGTCTTCTGTGTGCCTTTCCTTCTATTCAGTCCGTGGATTGGAGGTACAGCAGGTGATGGAGCGGATCAGCCTTTCATCGACGTAGCAACGTGGGCTGCCCTTTCCCCGAAATTCTCCTTTATGCTCCGCTCTGTGTAG
- a CDS encoding AbrB family transcriptional regulator has protein sequence MGCPFPEILLYAPLCVAGAWIARKLRFPTAFMLGPMIVMCVIQLSTALHTPSLPTSLLNVSQLMIGSHVGLMLKPEHLQRKTQTVTLAVISSVLLIAGALGLSYLLMSVFSLTAATSLLSMAPGGMDQMSIMAHEVNADLSVVSGYQLFRILFIFFIVSPVLKMILTHILNGKKTNPSLL, from the coding sequence GTGGGCTGCCCTTTCCCCGAAATTCTCCTTTATGCTCCGCTCTGTGTAGCTGGTGCTTGGATTGCACGCAAACTCCGGTTTCCAACGGCCTTTATGTTGGGCCCCATGATCGTCATGTGTGTTATTCAATTAAGTACCGCACTGCACACACCCAGTCTTCCAACTTCCCTGCTGAACGTATCGCAATTGATGATTGGCAGTCACGTTGGACTGATGCTCAAGCCAGAACATTTGCAACGCAAAACGCAGACGGTGACCCTCGCTGTGATTAGTAGTGTACTGCTCATTGCTGGTGCGCTTGGATTGAGTTATCTGTTAATGAGTGTGTTCTCCCTCACTGCGGCTACCTCACTACTCAGTATGGCCCCTGGCGGAATGGATCAGATGAGTATCATGGCACATGAAGTGAATGCCGACCTTTCCGTTGTATCCGGGTATCAATTGTTCCGCATCCTGTTTATTTTCTTCATCGTCTCTCCCGTACTGAAGATGATTCTCACACATATCTTGAACGGAAAGAAAACTAATCCCTCACTTCTATGA
- a CDS encoding YkgJ family cysteine cluster protein, protein MECRTGCAACCIAISISSPIPGMAHGKPAGVRCVQLTDDNRCGIFGQKERPAVCSGLQAEIEMCGRTDQEAFDILTLLEQETAPTGVTPKVV, encoded by the coding sequence ATGGAATGCAGGACAGGCTGTGCCGCATGTTGTATCGCGATTTCCATATCATCACCGATACCGGGCATGGCTCATGGCAAGCCGGCAGGTGTACGTTGTGTGCAGCTTACGGATGATAATCGCTGCGGAATTTTTGGTCAAAAAGAGCGACCTGCGGTGTGCAGTGGATTACAGGCTGAGATAGAGATGTGTGGTCGCACCGATCAGGAAGCATTTGATATTCTAACCTTGCTGGAGCAAGAAACTGCACCGACCGGAGTTACGCCGAAGGTCGTTTAA
- a CDS encoding chemotaxis protein — MTRVAVMVIHGLGMRKEGYADKLIACLHKELDKVMVLPGAAKQMLDIEPVYWADVFEEREEALFQQLVSSPGLNYQALRRFVIHYLADAVAYQPVENQGHNYDAVHRTLNQAMHTLAQRNGPEAPLCVVAHSLGAVIASNFFYDLQYPSSRIPEVVDVNSALERGDTLTNFYSFGTTLPLWSLRYHDFSCPIQVPSSHVNQYYAGLEGEWVNFYDRDDILGYPLRPIDPAYERAVKEDIEVNSGGVAMSWNPLSHGGYFSNRSMNRRIAQGLARTWTWINRS, encoded by the coding sequence ATGACACGTGTTGCGGTGATGGTTATTCATGGGCTGGGTATGCGAAAGGAAGGCTACGCGGACAAGCTCATTGCTTGTTTGCATAAGGAATTGGACAAGGTGATGGTCCTGCCTGGAGCTGCCAAACAGATGCTGGATATCGAACCTGTGTATTGGGCGGATGTATTTGAGGAGCGGGAAGAGGCGCTGTTTCAACAGCTCGTCAGCTCTCCCGGCTTGAACTATCAGGCGTTGCGCCGATTTGTCATCCATTATCTGGCTGATGCGGTTGCATATCAACCGGTGGAAAATCAAGGCCACAACTATGATGCTGTACATCGAACGTTGAATCAGGCGATGCATACTCTTGCACAGCGTAACGGACCCGAAGCTCCGCTCTGTGTGGTTGCCCATAGTCTGGGTGCTGTAATCGCGAGTAACTTCTTCTACGATCTCCAGTATCCTTCCAGTCGGATTCCTGAGGTTGTGGATGTGAACTCGGCTCTGGAGCGGGGAGACACACTGACGAATTTTTACTCGTTTGGTACAACCCTGCCCTTATGGAGTTTGCGTTACCATGACTTTAGTTGCCCGATTCAGGTTCCCTCTTCCCATGTGAATCAGTATTATGCCGGACTGGAAGGGGAGTGGGTGAACTTCTATGATCGGGATGATATTCTCGGTTATCCGTTACGCCCCATTGATCCTGCTTATGAGAGAGCGGTGAAAGAAGACATTGAAGTGAACTCTGGCGGCGTGGCCATGAGCTGGAATCCGCTAAGTCATGGGGGATATTTTTCGAATCGAAGCATGAATCGGAGAATCGCGCAGGGGCTCGCTCGAACATGGACCTGGATCAATCGTTCATAA